In the genome of Catenulispora sp. EB89, the window GCTCGGTCTACTCGGCGATGCCGCGCGTGAGCAGGACGAGCGTGATGAAGGTGCGGTAGAGCCGGACGAGGTCGTCGTCGCGCAGCTGCACGACGGTGGGGTCGTGCTCGTCCGGCTCGACGCGCTCCAGCCAGGTCGCCATCTCGGCGATGTCCGGGTTGCGCAGGCGCACGGTGAGGGTGGCGGGGCGTTCGATGCGGCCCTGCGGTTTTCTGCCGGACTCGGTCAGGGCCTCGATCGCTTCTTTCGCCTGGTTCGCGATCAGCCGGTTGGCGCGCGCCGGATGCAGGCTCTCCGCGGCGAAGCGGGAGATCGACTGCTTGACCACGGCGGCGCGGGCCTCGGGCCAGAACGGCTGGAGTTCGCTCGCCGTGGTCTGGTCGCCGGTCACCAGGACCACCGGAACTCCGTGGGCGATCGCCACCAGCGAGTTGATGCCGGACTCGCCGGCGAGCACGCCGTTGAGGCGGACCTCGGCGATCGCCGCCGGGTTGTAGGTGTGCGACAGCGTGGCCGGTCCGGCCGAGGCGGAGCCGTGGTAGGAGACGAAGAAGACCGCGTCGAAAGACTCGTCGAGGCCCTGCATCATGTACAGCGGCTTGTGGTGCCCGGACAGGTACGCGGCCTCACCGGCCAGCTGCTCCGGGCGCAGGTTCGCCATCCGGCCGTGCGAGTCGTTGACCAGGAACTCGTGCGGGCCGCCGGCCAGGTTCGCGCCGTCGATCGCCGCGTTGACCTCGGCCTGGAGCAGGGCGCGGTAGTGCTCGTAGTCGTGCTGGCCGGGGCGGCACTGGTCCCAGTTGACGACCCCGGCCGTGCCCTCCATGTCGGAGGAGATGAATACCTTCATCAACCACCGATTTCCGCGAGCAGCGCCGCCAAATCATCGGGCCGCGAGAACATCGGCCAGTGCCCGGTCGGCAGGTGGTGCAGGTCGAGCTTCGTCATCAGCCCGAAGATCGGGCTCACACCGGCGAGCTGCCCGACCTGCTCGGGGCTGAACGTGCAGGTGATGGCCGAGGCCGGCACCGGCAGCACGTCCCCGGGGCGG includes:
- a CDS encoding M55 family metallopeptidase, with product MKVFISSDMEGTAGVVNWDQCRPGQHDYEHYRALLQAEVNAAIDGANLAGGPHEFLVNDSHGRMANLRPEQLAGEAAYLSGHHKPLYMMQGLDESFDAVFFVSYHGSASAGPATLSHTYNPAAIAEVRLNGVLAGESGINSLVAIAHGVPVVLVTGDQTTASELQPFWPEARAAVVKQSISRFAAESLHPARANRLIANQAKEAIEALTESGRKPQGRIERPATLTVRLRNPDIAEMATWLERVEPDEHDPTVVQLRDDDLVRLYRTFITLVLLTRGIAE